TTTTATTTTGCTCTACCACTACGATCGCTTGTCCGACTAAATTAGACAGAGTCACCGTTTCCACAACGCCAAGCAGCGGTGGGCAGTCTAGCAAAATGATGCGGTCACTATAGCGGCTTGCAATTTCTTCCATTAACGCCGCCATTTTGCCACTCGATAGCAATTCATAACTCATATTGTTAGAACTGCCTGCCGGCATAACGCGAAAATCAGGTACTGTCGTCGGGTAAATAATATCGCTTAAATCACCGACATTACCCAAAAGATAATCGGTTAAGCCCGGCATATCATTATCAAACCCTAACGTGTCACCAATACTTGGGCTTAATACATCGGCATCGATTAACAGTACAGTCTTGTCCTGTTCACTGGCTATACTCAAAGCTAAGTTAATAGAAACAAAGGTTTTGCCTTCATTCATATTGGGGCTGGATACCATGATAAGGTTACGTTTATTGGCTGAAGGCTTATGTTCCTCTTCCGGAGTAAAGGCTTTCTTAAGTAACTTATGCTTGATTAGACGAAATTCATCTTTTATCTGACGTTCCGATTCGTTAGACCCATTATTGATCATTCCTAAACTCTCTAGCAGAGAGTTGTTAATAGGGATAATACGACTGCTGTCTTTAAACGGCTCTTTTTTACCTTCTATTTTCGTCACGGCAGGCTGAGATTCTGCCCCTGACAGCGCATCCGCTGAACTCTTTAGTGCCTCAGCTGCATTACTTTTTGGGGACGTATGGCGAAGTTCACCCATCGCTTTTTCAATTGTACTCATGACTTCTCCCCGTCTTTAAATCAAGCTGTCTTGAATAGAAGGAACCACACTAATTGCCACGATAGTGGCAAAAAGCAATATCAACAGCACATTCGATAAAATAAACAACTTGGTTTTTCTTTTTTCCCATGTCGAGATACCTGACACGTGTGTCGCGGAGACTACGCCATAGGTACTAAAACCGGTGAGATTCAGTAATTGATTCGTCGATGAAACTACCGGCGATATTTGACTTAGTAAGAATGACAAACCGATACCCGCCCCTACTCCAACCAACAATACTGCACTAAACCAAAGAGGCCGCATTGGACCTGAGGGTTTTTCCGGTACGCGAGGCGGATCGATAATGCGGAATTTGATATCATCAGCAGAATTACCAACGCTTTGCGAAATACGTGCACTCTCTTTACGAGACAGCAACTGTTCATATTTCTCTTTGGTAATGTTGTAGTTACGAGTTAACGATGTGAGTTGCGCTTCCACGCCGGGCACTTTATCTAGATCTTTTTGTAACTCTGTAATCTTATCTTGATAATTGTCTACACGTACTTTCAGAGACGCGACATCACTTTCAGATTCGCTGTAACTCCTTTTAAGATCTTGATAAACCGGATCATTAGCCAACGCATCTTCTACGGTGTAGGTATCAAGTTGCTTTTTACGTAGCGCCTGTAAATCGGCTAGCTGATTGCGCGTTTCAATGACATCCGGATGCCTCTCTGTATAACGAAACAGCAGATCATCCAGTCGCTGTTGCAAAGAGTTTATTCGATCATCATAGTCCGTTTTTCCCCGCAGAACAGCGCTGTGAGCAGACTGCTCTTCCTTACGCAGTTGACGAGAAATAGATTTCGATTTGGTTATTGCCTCATTAAGTGCTAGCCGGGCACTTTCAAGGGCTGCTTTATTCTTTTCTAACTGGGCGTAATAACCAGAGTCGCTACCAGGTAAAAAACCTTGATATTTACGCTTAAAATCCGCCAGTTTCGCTTCGTCATTTTTTAACCGAGATTCATATTCAGTAATCTGCGTGGCAATGATCTGACTGGCATTATCGGTATCTATACGCTGCTCGGAAAGCGTATTTTCGACAAACACATTCAGTGCTGCTTGCACAACATTTTTCGTGTAAACAGGGTCTTCACCTTGATAACTAATGACATACAAGTTTTCTCGCCCACCAGAGCTTATATTGATATTGTTTTCTAAATTCTTGATGATAGCTTCATATTCCGCGCTATTTTTCGCCCGCACATTGGCATCCACGTTTCTGGCAATGATCTCCAAATTGGAACGACTCAACAGCGTTTTTACCATCAATTGCAGCTCTTTAGAGGGATCGACCTCTACCGCTAAACCACGAAGCAATGGTTTTAGAATTGAGCGAGTATCCGCGTACACTCGGGCCTCAGCCGTATATTGGTCTGGCATGATTGCGACAAAAATCCACCCACAAATACACACTAGCCAACTGACAATCACTATATAGCGCTTTTTCAGCCACACACCGCGAAGATACTGAATGATCTCTTCAAACATTTCCTGCATTATCCGCTACCCCAAATTAAAACCAAGATTCTGGGATAATGATGATATCCCCAGGTAACAAGTCGACATTAGCTTTGATATTTCCATCCTCAAGCAACTCGTCAATATTCAATCCATACTGCACTTGTTTCCCATTAACGACTCGAATTAAACTGGCGTTATTGCCATTGGCATACTCTGTTAAACCACCAACTTGAATCATTGCATCAAGTAAAGTCATATTCTTGGTGTAGCTAATTGCTTTCGGTTCAGAGGCTTCGCCAATCACTCGCACTTGTTCACTAAAAGGACCGACGAAACCGTCTACGATGACGGAAACAATAGGTTGACGAACATAGTTAGCGAGCTTTGCTTCAATTTCTCTAGCTAGCTGAGTTGGGGTTTTCCCTGACGCGTGTATATCTTCCACTAATGATGTGGTAATCATGCCATCAGGTCTTACTTTGTATGTCCCTGACACTTCAGAATTGCCCCACACAAATACATTCAAAGAATCACCAGGACCAATAAGATAGGAATAATCACTAATATTTTTAGTCAGTGATGGATGTACTGTTGCTGTGGGAAGATCTGGCAAAGAACTAGTACACGCAACAATAAACATCGAATAAAAAACCACGCCTAAGCGTGAAATAAAAATTAAGAACTTACCCAAGCCATTCATAGTTACACCCACCGTATGTATATCCAACCATCCCTTGTTTCAGGTATTAACTTCATTTTCATAAGTAAATATCATAGAAAATAAAGTTGAAGTAAGGCAGTTATAATTTATAACCAATTGCCAATTATAAACAGCTATCTATTTATTTATCTTGGGTAATTTACCCAAGTGGTTAATAATCAAAACAACTGTTTCAATATTGAGACAATAGTTCATTGAATTACTAACCTTCTGAACTAGACTATCGAACGGTAATAATTTAACAAAAAGGTGAAGCATGTTTATAAATATAGACTACTATCTTGACCCGGCACGTAAATTAGGACAAAGTGATAAACAAAAGATAGCGTCAAAACCGGCTTAATTTATATATAACTTTACACGGCGCAAATAAAAACACAACTATCAATAACAATAAGAACACAGCTACAAAAAATGGAATAAGGCTA
This genomic window from Vibrio tritonius contains:
- a CDS encoding AAA family ATPase — its product is MSTIEKAMGELRHTSPKSNAAEALKSSADALSGAESQPAVTKIEGKKEPFKDSSRIIPINNSLLESLGMINNGSNESERQIKDEFRLIKHKLLKKAFTPEEEHKPSANKRNLIMVSSPNMNEGKTFVSINLALSIASEQDKTVLLIDADVLSPSIGDTLGFDNDMPGLTDYLLGNVGDLSDIIYPTTVPDFRVMPAGSSNNMSYELLSSGKMAALMEEIASRYSDRIILLDCPPLLGVVETVTLSNLVGQAIVVVEQNKTKLGDIKQAVALLNSEIDTGFVINKAVQTAGHGYGYGYGYGYGSKDNKK
- a CDS encoding XrtA system polysaccharide chain length determinant gives rise to the protein MQEMFEEIIQYLRGVWLKKRYIVIVSWLVCICGWIFVAIMPDQYTAEARVYADTRSILKPLLRGLAVEVDPSKELQLMVKTLLSRSNLEIIARNVDANVRAKNSAEYEAIIKNLENNINISSGGRENLYVISYQGEDPVYTKNVVQAALNVFVENTLSEQRIDTDNASQIIATQITEYESRLKNDEAKLADFKRKYQGFLPGSDSGYYAQLEKNKAALESARLALNEAITKSKSISRQLRKEEQSAHSAVLRGKTDYDDRINSLQQRLDDLLFRYTERHPDVIETRNQLADLQALRKKQLDTYTVEDALANDPVYQDLKRSYSESESDVASLKVRVDNYQDKITELQKDLDKVPGVEAQLTSLTRNYNITKEKYEQLLSRKESARISQSVGNSADDIKFRIIDPPRVPEKPSGPMRPLWFSAVLLVGVGAGIGLSFLLSQISPVVSSTNQLLNLTGFSTYGVVSATHVSGISTWEKRKTKLFILSNVLLILLFATIVAISVVPSIQDSLI
- a CDS encoding XrtA/PEP-CTERM system exopolysaccharide export protein; this encodes MNGLGKFLIFISRLGVVFYSMFIVACTSSLPDLPTATVHPSLTKNISDYSYLIGPGDSLNVFVWGNSEVSGTYKVRPDGMITTSLVEDIHASGKTPTQLAREIEAKLANYVRQPIVSVIVDGFVGPFSEQVRVIGEASEPKAISYTKNMTLLDAMIQVGGLTEYANGNNASLIRVVNGKQVQYGLNIDELLEDGNIKANVDLLPGDIIIIPESWF